The DNA window GGAGCGAGGTTCTCGATGTACTCCCGCACGTCCTTCGCCTGGGGGCTGATCGAGGTGATCAGCCGCAGGGTCTCGAGCTGCTTCGCGCGATCTCCTCGGTCGCCGAAGTGGTCCGACAAGAGGCGCAGCGTCGCGAGGTCTTCCGGGGCGAGAGCGCGGGCCGCTTCGAGCGAGGCGAGGGCGCGATCCCGCTGGCCGAGCGCGCCATAGGCCCGGGCCGCCACGGTCTGAGACCAGACCGCGTCGTGCTCCACGGCGAGGAAGCGATCGAGCCAGCGTTTCGCTCCACCGTCGTCGTGACGCGCCACGGCCAGGTCGACGAGGTCGATGAGCAAGGGCGAGTCGTCGAAGCGGAGCGCCGCGTGGCGCGCCTCGACTTCGGAGGCCTCCCGATCGCGCCCCAGGGAGCGGAGCTGAGAGGTGTAGGCACGCAGCAGAGAGACGCTCTGGGGCTGGCGGTTGACCGCATCCTCCAGGATGGAGAGCGCCGTCCGCTGCAGACCCGCTTGTGTGTAGAGATCGGCGAAGCCGAGGAGGCCGATGGCGTGGTCCGGTTGCAGGGCGAGGATGCGCTCGTAGATCGGGACGGCATCACGCCAGTTGGGCCCCGTCTGCGCCAGACGCGCCTCCGCGAGCAAGATCTCGATGTCGTCGGTCGTCGTGAGCGCAGCCGCCCGCTGCACCCACATGCTTTGCTGATTTCGATCCTCGGCGAGCTGCCCCGCGAGGAGGTAGCGCCGGACGGTGGGCTCCGCCTCGGCCGCACGGCGAGCGAGATCGCGCGCCTGGTGCGTCCCCTCGGCGTCACCACCGGTGAGCATCAGGTAACGCGCGAAGGCCTCGGTGATCCGGGGCGAAGGTCGCCCCTCGGAGGCGCTCTCGAACGCCTGCTGCGCTCCCAGGAGGCTCGACCTGGGCTTCTGCGCAGCGCGAGGAGCAGGAGCTTGCGGAGCCGTCGCCGGTTGCGTCTCCAGCTCCGCAGAGACCTCGACGTTCGGATCCGGGGCGCCCTTGTCGTCCGCGACGCGGAGGGCGAACTTGGGAGCGGACGCCGATCCGCACACCTTGATGGTGAGACGCCCGTAGCCCGACCCGAGCGAGGCGACGGTCGCGTGGCGGTCGACGTCGAGCTTGCGATAGCCGCTGTCCGAGAGGACGTTTTCGCCGTTCCAGAAGAGCTTGAATGCGCCCTCCGACCCGACCCATAGCGACATGGGCCGCGGGGACGGGCTGCCCTTGCGGGCCTTCAGGAATGTCGTCGCGTACGCGCAGCTCGATTCGGCAGGACGGATGAGATTGCCGAAATCGAGCCAGCCATAGAATGGAAAGGCGGGCGGGAGGCGCCACCGCGTGCTGCGCTCCCGGCCATCGTAGGTCTGCCCCGCCAGAATCGCTTTTCCGATGTCCGCCTCGGGGCCGAATTCTCGCTCGAAGCCGACCTTGTTCTCGTTATCGAAGGGCCCCACGGTGGCCCAATCACGGATGAACCCGAGGCGCCGGATCTGAGCCGCCGAGCCCTCGAGATCACCTCGTCGTCGCCGCGCATAGGACGAGAGCAGGCCGGCGTAGACGCGGGCCGAGGGCGAAAGGCCTTTCGCTTCCGCGAGGACGTGCAGCGTCTCCTCCACCTGATCGGGATCGGCGCGATCCCAGGTGCGCCAGATCTCGCGGAGGAGCACGTAAATCTCGGGGCCTTTCGCCTGGCGCGCCTGCTGGGCGAGGTCGTGGAGCTCGGCGGAGGGCGCTCCCGGCTGGGCGACCGCAATGGAAGGGGAGAGCGCCACGCCGCCACCGATGAGCGCAGAGATGGCGGCTGCGAGCCCCCTCGGACCGAGCACGGACCCGAGCACGAGTGGCGTCCGTCGGCGCGAGGAGATGTAGGCACGCGTGGGTTTCCCCGACAAGGCGGCTCGCATGGGGCGCACGCTAGCCTGCCTGGGACGACGTCGGTCAAGAACTACGGGCGGTACGGGTGAACCGGCTGCCACGGAGACGATCCAGCCAGGCTCTGGTGGTGACTCATGCTACACCAGACAGACAGGGACGGTCTCCCGGGCCCGGAGCGGTTACGCGCGGTTCTGGGAAGGGCCACCTTGCTCCCTCGTGCCCCCTTCGGATAGAACGGTCCCGAGATGCACTCGGTGCTCGGTCGAGTCCCTTCGCACCGCGCGCCACTGCGTAAAGAAGTCTAGGCTGAACGGCGTACACGGTCCCGCGATCGCGAGACCAGTCTGATGTGATGAGGAGGGCCCACAGGGGTGCCCTCCCATCTGGGGCCGCTGGGGTAGCATCCAAGATGCTCCAGGTCCCATCGCGAGAGCGCTGGCGGAGGAACGATGGTCAACCCTCAGATGGTGATGTACGAGGAGGAGTTCAATCAGATCCAGAGCGTGGTGGATCGCCTCGTCAAGGACGCCAACGCAAAGGTCGTGTTCATCGTCGACAAAAACGGGCAATTGATTGCCGCGAGCGGCGATGTCGACAACCTTGACACAACGTCCCTTGCGTCGCTGACAGCGGGCAACATCGCGGCGACCGGCGGCATGGCGAAGCTCCTCAAGGAGAACGAGTTCGCCACCCAGTTCCACGAAGGTGAGAAGGCCAACATCCACATTCAGCTGGTTGGTAACCGCGTCATCCTCGTGGTGATCTTCGACTCCAAGTCGAGTCTCGGTCTCGTCCGGCTCCGCGTGCGAAAGGCAAGCGAAGAACTCAACCACATTTTTGAGGCACTGCTCAAAAAGGTTCAGGAGCCCGGCGCGGACTCACCGTTCGCCGAGATCACCGACGAGGACATCGACAACCTGTTCAACGACTAGGAGCGCGCTCGATGAGCTTCATCAACTACATGGCGCGCGAGATCAACTGCAAGATCGTCTACTACGGCCCTGGCCTGTGCGGGAAGACGACGAACCTGCAGTACATCTACGAGCGCACCAATCCGGAAGCGAAGGGCAAGATGATCTCCCTCGCGACGGAGACCGACCGGACTCTGTTCTTCGATTTCTTGCCGCTCGCCCTCGGTGAGATTCGCGGCTTCAAGACGCGGTTTCACCTGTACACCGTTCCCGGACAGGTGTTCTACGACGCGAGCCGGAAGCTGATCCTCAAGGGAGTCGATGGGGTCGTGTTCGTGGCCGATTCTCAGGTTGCACGCGTCGAAGCGAACCAGGAGTCGGTGGAGAACCTGCGGACCAATCTGGCGGAGCAGGGATACTCGCTGGACAAGATTCCCTACGTCATCCAGTACAACAAACGCGATCTGCCGGAGATCGGGACGGTTCCGGAGCTGCGCCAGCTGCTCAATCCTCTGGGCGTCCCTGACTTCGAGGGAGTCGCACGCACCGGCGTGGGCGTCTTCGACACCCTCAAGGCGGTAGCGAAGCTGGTCCTGACCGAGCTGAAGAAGGGCGGCCCCTGAGCCGACTTCCGCAACGCCAGGGACATCTGCCCTCCAGCTGGATGTCCATTCCTTCTCTGACACCTTCCAATCAACGGCAACGCATCCAGCGCTCCGGAGCCCCACGCTTCGGGCGCTGATGCCTGTGCCGTGGCGCTCACGAGCGAGCCCGCGCACGGGACCCGAGGAGGAACCCTCGTGGTCCAGGGTGAGCTTCTCGCGGCTCCGAACGGCGGCGACCGGGGTGGCGTGAGCGTGTGATGCGAGGGAGGGGCGGAGGCGGATCGGCACGCCGGATCCTCCGCGTGGCACCGCCCTGCATTGCGCTCGGTGGCGGACAGGAGACCAGTCCGCCAGCCGAAGCGCGTGTCTACTTCATCTGAACGCGAGAGATGGCATTGAGCGGCGGCAGTCGGGCCGCTGCAATGAGGAGGGGATTGATGAGCAGCGGCCGGAGCATCGTCCTCGCTTTTTCGTCGAACGGCTGCAGCAGCGCCTCGGCCTGACGGATCGCGTCGACGAGCTTCTCGGCGATGAACCGAGCGTCGGCATTCGGATTCTGGTCTTCCAGCTTCTGAATGTCATCTCTGACGGATTCGAGGATACGAACGTACTTCGCCAGGGCTGTATCGGTAATCGGGGTTGCCCCACTGCTCGAATTGGGAACACCGAATTCGACCGTCCGCTTGAATTCACCCGGCACGCCACTCAATCGCCCGCGAATCTTCTTCACGTCGATGTTGAACCGGAGTCCGCGCGTCTTCGAGGCCAGCGCCTGGTTGATGCCCTGGTTCATGCGGTCCGTGACGGCCTTGTTGGCGAGCGCTCCCTGATCTCGCTTCCACTGGGTGTGGTCTTCGAGCTGTCGAAGGATACGGAGGTAGGGGTAGTCCGGCTTCGCCAGCTCGGTGAACAGCGCCTTGGCCTCTTTCAAGTTCGCTGGAGAGCGGACCGTGAGATCGGTCATCCACTCGTTCCACTGCTGGATGTAGAGCTGGTCGTAATCGCTCGCGAGGGCGTCCAGGTGCTTCGGGATGCTGTCGGGCTGCTCCTCTCGACCGAGCGGCACCACCCACTGCTCACGCTCGAGCAAACCTGCGCCCTCGGCGATGTTCTCGAGGACGGCGAAGTGTCCCTTCTCCGTGTACGGCCCGTCGACCTCCTTCCAGCGCTTCTCCTTCGTATAGAGCTGGCTGCTCACGTACTTCAGGACGTCGGGGCGGTCGGCGAACATGTCGCCGAGGGTGTGCGGGGGGAACTTCCGGTTCGAGCGGCTGTTGTCGCCGGTCTCGTCGTACTTCTCGTCGATCAGCGAGTTCACGAACAGGTCGTAGTAGCGCTTGCGCACGGGTACGGCCTGGAGCGTGGCGCGCGTCTTCTCGATGAGCTTTGCGTCACCAGGGATGGGGGTGACCTTCTTCTCTTTGAGCAGCTCGAAGTAGTATTTGACGTGGGGACCGAGCTGCTTCCGGAGGTCGGCCTCCGGGAGATTGGAGATGGGGCGCAAGACCTCCGCCCAGAGCGCGGCGTACTTCCCAGAGGCGTAGTCGACGTCGAGGTTCTCGATGTCACCGAGCATCAGGTACGTCTTCAGGTCCGTCCGCTCTCGCAGGTAATGGTCCCCCTTGGTCAGCTGCAGCCGCGCTTCGAGGAGCTGCTTGCAGGGGATGACGAAGCCTTCCTGGAGGCTCTTCACGTAGACCGCGACGGTCGGCCGGTAGATCGTGTCGCCTTCGTACATCGTCCAGCCCATGCCGATGGGCGGGCCGTCTTGTCGGTACGTGTCCACCTCGAGGAGGCGGTCGAGGAGTGGTCGGAGCGTGGTGAGCTTCTCCGAGAGCTGGCGAGGCTCGCCCCACTGGATCTCGGACACGGCGCGCGCCCGAACTTCGGAGTCCCTGAGGAATTCGCGGTTGCGGATGAACGAGGTGATGCCGGGGACAGCGAGGATCACGCCGAGCGCCGCGGCCGCACCGCTCACCGCAAAGCGCATGATCTTCTGCCGCCGGAGCTCGCTGGCGCTGCGGGCCGCGATGTCGGCGTCGGGGAAGACCACGTTCATGAACATGTCGTGAAGGAAGTAGCTCTTCGCTTCGATGGCCTGCTGCGTGGCCGTCTCCTGCGTGCGGATGCCCATGGCGTGACCCATGCGCTGGAGGACACGGTCGAGAGGCCGACCCTCCTGGGTCCCGCTCGTGAAGTAGAAGCCGCGGAAGAGCGGGGTCCCCTGGAATGCGTTGACCATGAACATGGTCGAGATCAACTCGGACAGATTGCGACGGACGCCAGAGAACTCCAGAGGGAACTGGAAGATCTTCTCACGAGCATCGCGGCTGCGTTCCATGACGAGGCGCTTCACCGCGCGGCCGTGCAGGTGCCGCGTGAGCACGTCGAACTCTTCTTCGAAGATGCGCCCCGGATCGGTCTTGTCGGCGCCCATCTTCACCGTGGATCCCCAGGCCTGTGCGCGATCGCTCTTGCGTAGATCGCCGAAAAACTCGGTGAACCCGGCGATGAGGTCGCACTTCGTGAAGAGCACGTAGACCGGGAGGATCATGTGCAGCTGCGTCATGACCTCGTCGATGCGGGCGCGCAGCTTCTTGCCCATCGACTCGATCTGCTGCTCGTTCGCGTCGATGACGTCGGTGATGCTGATGGCGATCAGGATGCCGTTCAGCGGGCGTCTTCCGCGGAACTTCTTCAGCATCTGGAGGAAGGCGATCCACTCGTCATGGTCGTCGGCCTCCGTGGTGTAACGGCCTGCGGTGTCGAGGAGGATCCCCTCGTTCGTGAACCACCAGTCGCAGTTTCGGGTACCGCCGACGCCACGGACGCCACCGCCATTGCGCGGATCCGCATAGGGGAAGACGAGGCCGGAGTGCTTGAGCGCGGTGGTCTTGCCAGCCCCCGGCGGGCCGATGATGGCGTACCAGGGGAGCGAGTAGAGCGCGGCGGTTCCGCTCTTCTTTCCCTTGCCGAGCTTGGAGTTCTTCAGCGCGGCGATGCCGCTCTGCACCTGGCGCTGCAGCTCTTGAATCTCTGCGCGTCGTTCAGGGCGCGCGTTCAGCGCCTGCTGCGCCCCTTGCTGCACGATGGCGCGCTCCATCGCAGACGCCGCACGGCTTGCACGGAAGCGCCTGTAGACGATGAGCGCGACCGCCGCGAGTGCGACGACGACCGTGAGCGCAATGGGAATTGCGAGGTGCAGCTCCAGTGTGAACCAGAGTGCCCA is part of the Chondromyces crocatus genome and encodes:
- a CDS encoding DUF3857 domain-containing protein, yielding MRAALSGKPTRAYISSRRRTPLVLGSVLGPRGLAAAISALIGGGVALSPSIAVAQPGAPSAELHDLAQQARQAKGPEIYVLLREIWRTWDRADPDQVEETLHVLAEAKGLSPSARVYAGLLSSYARRRRGDLEGSAAQIRRLGFIRDWATVGPFDNENKVGFEREFGPEADIGKAILAGQTYDGRERSTRWRLPPAFPFYGWLDFGNLIRPAESSCAYATTFLKARKGSPSPRPMSLWVGSEGAFKLFWNGENVLSDSGYRKLDVDRHATVASLGSGYGRLTIKVCGSASAPKFALRVADDKGAPDPNVEVSAELETQPATAPQAPAPRAAQKPRSSLLGAQQAFESASEGRPSPRITEAFARYLMLTGGDAEGTHQARDLARRAAEAEPTVRRYLLAGQLAEDRNQQSMWVQRAAALTTTDDIEILLAEARLAQTGPNWRDAVPIYERILALQPDHAIGLLGFADLYTQAGLQRTALSILEDAVNRQPQSVSLLRAYTSQLRSLGRDREASEVEARHAALRFDDSPLLIDLVDLAVARHDDGGAKRWLDRFLAVEHDAVWSQTVAARAYGALGQRDRALASLEAARALAPEDLATLRLLSDHFGDRGDRAKQLETLRLITSISPQAKDVREYIENLAPAKPRADEAYAWTPEQFLRLREAAGKSYPRRTLRNLTVTTVFPNGLASRFKQVVFQPLTDEAAARARQYTFDYQGDRQVVTVRAARVFRRDGKVDEAIENGEGAVNNPDISMYTSARTFYVSFPRLNAGDVVELRYRIEDVSPRNEMADHFGEIEYLQSDEPVGSSEYVLITPKAKWFDVRATGLPGLTRDVKETSDQRIYRMVANQLPPLAPEPGMPAWAEVLGHIHVSTFKSWDDVGTWYWGLVRHQFDVDDEVRKKTREITAGLTDDRSKVRAVYKYATEARYVALEFGLEGIRPRRAAQTLARGWGDCKDKATLIVTMLRELGIPSTIVLVRTGLRGLIPSEPAGLSPFDHAIAYVPSLDLYLDGTAEHTGSMELPAMDRGAIALQINEGKPKLVRLPQPPPSASVLRRHVELVLSTDTSARLKVETEVTGVFAPQWRTRFMAEGTRRARVAQDIASDFGTVDLLAGKNGLDVSDLEDIEKPVQLRARGQIASLGRREGDKLSVPAVPQQNMAADYGSLSTRKLDLVLSSLTSREEEWTFILPANMRVLRMPLVQNVDSPFGSFAITVEETPSKVVVKSRLNLSKARITPAEYKEFLAFCETVDRAFGQRLVVGL
- a CDS encoding roadblock/LC7 domain-containing protein: MVNPQMVMYEEEFNQIQSVVDRLVKDANAKVVFIVDKNGQLIAASGDVDNLDTTSLASLTAGNIAATGGMAKLLKENEFATQFHEGEKANIHIQLVGNRVILVVIFDSKSSLGLVRLRVRKASEELNHIFEALLKKVQEPGADSPFAEITDEDIDNLFND
- a CDS encoding GTP-binding protein, encoding MSFINYMAREINCKIVYYGPGLCGKTTNLQYIYERTNPEAKGKMISLATETDRTLFFDFLPLALGEIRGFKTRFHLYTVPGQVFYDASRKLILKGVDGVVFVADSQVARVEANQESVENLRTNLAEQGYSLDKIPYVIQYNKRDLPEIGTVPELRQLLNPLGVPDFEGVARTGVGVFDTLKAVAKLVLTELKKGGP
- the tssM gene encoding type VI secretion system membrane subunit TssM, encoding MWWILLALLILIAWALWFTLELHLAIPIALTVVVALAAVALIVYRRFRASRAASAMERAIVQQGAQQALNARPERRAEIQELQRQVQSGIAALKNSKLGKGKKSGTAALYSLPWYAIIGPPGAGKTTALKHSGLVFPYADPRNGGGVRGVGGTRNCDWWFTNEGILLDTAGRYTTEADDHDEWIAFLQMLKKFRGRRPLNGILIAISITDVIDANEQQIESMGKKLRARIDEVMTQLHMILPVYVLFTKCDLIAGFTEFFGDLRKSDRAQAWGSTVKMGADKTDPGRIFEEEFDVLTRHLHGRAVKRLVMERSRDAREKIFQFPLEFSGVRRNLSELISTMFMVNAFQGTPLFRGFYFTSGTQEGRPLDRVLQRMGHAMGIRTQETATQQAIEAKSYFLHDMFMNVVFPDADIAARSASELRRQKIMRFAVSGAAAALGVILAVPGITSFIRNREFLRDSEVRARAVSEIQWGEPRQLSEKLTTLRPLLDRLLEVDTYRQDGPPIGMGWTMYEGDTIYRPTVAVYVKSLQEGFVIPCKQLLEARLQLTKGDHYLRERTDLKTYLMLGDIENLDVDYASGKYAALWAEVLRPISNLPEADLRKQLGPHVKYYFELLKEKKVTPIPGDAKLIEKTRATLQAVPVRKRYYDLFVNSLIDEKYDETGDNSRSNRKFPPHTLGDMFADRPDVLKYVSSQLYTKEKRWKEVDGPYTEKGHFAVLENIAEGAGLLEREQWVVPLGREEQPDSIPKHLDALASDYDQLYIQQWNEWMTDLTVRSPANLKEAKALFTELAKPDYPYLRILRQLEDHTQWKRDQGALANKAVTDRMNQGINQALASKTRGLRFNIDVKKIRGRLSGVPGEFKRTVEFGVPNSSSGATPITDTALAKYVRILESVRDDIQKLEDQNPNADARFIAEKLVDAIRQAEALLQPFDEKARTMLRPLLINPLLIAAARLPPLNAISRVQMK